In the Quercus lobata isolate SW786 chromosome 5, ValleyOak3.0 Primary Assembly, whole genome shotgun sequence genome, one interval contains:
- the LOC115992501 gene encoding uncharacterized protein LOC115992501 encodes MAALIPRHTATKLALLSSQRSTLLHTTPSSLMSSSHFPATQNGPRTTLPSKSPTAGLSKTGEYLVLKVDALANWAQSASIWPVTLGLACCAVEMMHASAARYDMDRMGTFFRPSPRQADLMVVAGTLTNKMAPALRKVYDQMADPRYVISMGSCANGGGYYHYSYAIVRGCDRIVPVDFYVPGCPPTAEALVYTLLQLKKKINRKRDFLYWWTK; translated from the exons ATGGCTGCTCTTATACCAAGACATACAGCTACAAAGCTAGCCTTGCTCTCATCCCAAAGGTCCACCTTGCTCCACACAACCCCTTCATCACTCATGTCCTCCTCTCACTTTCCTGCTACTCAAAATGGCCCACGAACTACCCTTCCATCCAAATCCCCTACTGCAGGCTTGAGCAAGACGGGAGAGTACTTAGTATTAAAGGTGGATGCTCTCGCGAACTGGGCCCAATCAGCGTCCATATGGCCCGTGACTTTAGGGCTGGCCTGCTGCGCTGTTGAGATGATGCACGCCAGCGCCGCCAGGTATGATATGGACCGCATGGGCACCTTCTTCAGGCCCTCTCCACGACAAGCCGATTTGATGGTTGTGGCTGGCACTCTTACCAATAAGATGGCTCCTGCACTTCGGAA GGTCTATGATCAAATGGCAGATCCACGGTATGTCATCTCTATGGGAAGCTGTGCAAATGGAGGTGGCTATTACCACTACTCATATGCTATTGTTCGAGGCTGTGACAGGATTGTCCCAGTTGACTTTTATGTTCCTGGGTGTCCTCCAACAGCTGAGGCCCTAGTCTATACATTACTccagttgaagaagaagataaacaGGAAGAGGGATTTTCTTTACTGGTGGACTAAGTGA
- the LOC115989561 gene encoding serine/threonine protein phosphatase 2A 55 kDa regulatory subunit B beta isoform-like isoform X2: MNGGDEVVAAPVDPPQPLEWKFSQVFGERTAGEEVQEVDIISAIEFDKTGDHLATGDRGGRVVLFERTDTKDHGGSRRDLERLDYPIGRHPEFRYKTEFQSHEPEFDYLKSLEIEEKINKIRWCQTANGALFLLSTNDKTIKFWKVQEKKIKKISDMNLDSSKAVGNCSVASSSNSISPRPYLANGGCPDRSYSSLSNELSFPPGGIPSLRLPMVVASHETSLVARCRRVYAHAHDYHINSISNNSDGETFISADDLRINLWNLEISNQSFNIVDVKPANMEDLTEVITSAEFHPSHCNMLGYSSSKGSIRLIDLRQSALCDSHAKLFEEPEPPGTRSFFTEIIASISDIKFGKDGRYILSRDYMTLKLWDINMDSGPVSTFQVHEYLRPKLCDLYENDSIFDKFECCLSGDGLRVATGSYSNLFRVFGSSPGSTEATTLEASKNPMRRQVQTPSRPSRSLSSSLTRVVRRGAESPGVDANGNSFDFTTKLLHLAWHPSEKSIACAAANSLYMYYA, translated from the exons TTGATATAATTTCAGCAATCGAATTTGACAAAACGGGTGACCATCTTGCTACTGGTGACCGTGGGGGCCGGGTGGTACTCTTTGAGAGGACAGATACAAAAGAT CATGGTGGCTCTAGAAGGGATTTGGAGAGGTTGGATTATCCAATTGGTAGGCATCCTGAGTTCCGTTATAAAACAGAGTTTCAGAGCCATGAACCTgag TTTGACTATCTCAAGAGCTTGGAAATTGAGGagaaaatcaacaaaattaGATGGTGTCAAACAGCCAACGGggctttatttcttctttccacaaatgacaaaacaattaaattttggaAG GTCCAAGAaaagaagatcaagaaaattTCTGACATGAATTTGGACTCTTCAAAAGCTGTTGGAAATTGCAGTGTTGCTAGTTCGAGCAATTCAATTAGCCCTAGACCGTACCTTGCAAATGGAGGATGCCCAGACAGATCATACAGTTCTCTGAGCAATGAGCTCTCATTCCCACCTGGGGGCATTCCTTCACTACGTTTACCCATGGTA GTAGCTAGCCATGAAACCAGTCTTGTAGCTAGATGTCGAAGGGTATATGCTCATGCTCATGATTATCATATCAATTCCATTTCAAATAACAG TGATGGTGAAACTTTTATATCTGCGGATGATCTTCGaataaatctttggaacttggaAATTAGCAATCAGAGTTTTAATATTGTGGATGTGAAGCCTGCAAACATGGAAGATCTGACTG AGGTGATAACTTCAGCAGAATTCCACCCTAGCCATTGCAATATGTTAGGATATAGCAGCTCCAAAGGTTCAATCCGCCTTATTGATTTGCGGCAATCAGCTTTATGTGATTCTCATGCCAAATT GTTTGAGGAACCAGAGCCACCTGGTACTAGATCATTTTTCACCGAGATAATTGCTTCAATCTCAGATATTAAATTTGGAAAGGATGGAAGATATATACTTAGTCGTGATTACATGACTCTTAAG TTATGGGACATTAATATGGATTCAGGTCCAGTTTCGACCTTCCAGGTTCATGAATATTTAAGACCAAAG CTGtgtgatttatatgaaaatgatTCAATCTTTGATAAATTCGAGTGTTGTCTGAGCGGCGATGGATTACGAGTAGCTACAGGTTCTTACAG CAATTTATTCCGTGTGTTTGGTTCCTCCCCTGGAAGTACTGAGGCAACAACTTTGGAAGCCAGCAAAAATCCTATGAG GCGACAAGTTCAGACCCCTTCAAGGCCTTCCAGATCCTTGAGCAGTAGTTTAACAAGAGTTGTCAGACGAG GAGCAGAAAGCCCTGGGGTTGATGCAAATGGAAATTCATTTGATTTTACAACTAAGTTGCTGCACCTAGCATGGCACCCAAGTGAAAAATCAATTGCCTGTGCTGCTGCCAACAGCTTGTACATGTACTATGCATAA
- the LOC115989561 gene encoding serine/threonine protein phosphatase 2A 55 kDa regulatory subunit B beta isoform-like isoform X3 produces the protein MNGGDEVVAAPVDPPQPLEWKFSQVFGERTAGEEVQEVDIISAIEFDKTGDHLATGDRGGRVVLFERTDTKDHGGSRRDLERLDYPIGRHPEFRYKTEFQSHEPEFDYLKSLEIEEKINKIRWCQTANGALFLLSTNDKTIKFWKVQEKKIKKISDMNLDSSKAVGNCSVASSSNSISPRPYLANGGCPDRSYSSLSNELSFPPGGIPSLRLPMVASHETSLVARCRRVYAHAHDYHINSISNNSDGETFISADDLRINLWNLEISNQSFNIVDVKPANMEDLTEVITSAEFHPSHCNMLGYSSSKGSIRLIDLRQSALCDSHAKLFEEPEPPGTRSFFTEIIASISDIKFGKDGRYILSRDYMTLKLWDINMDSGPVSTFQVHEYLRPKLCDLYENDSIFDKFECCLSGDGLRVATGSYSNLFRVFGSSPGSTEATTLEASKNPMRRQVQTPSRPSRSLSSSLTRVVRRGAESPGVDANGNSFDFTTKLLHLAWHPSEKSIACAAANSLYMYYA, from the exons TTGATATAATTTCAGCAATCGAATTTGACAAAACGGGTGACCATCTTGCTACTGGTGACCGTGGGGGCCGGGTGGTACTCTTTGAGAGGACAGATACAAAAGAT CATGGTGGCTCTAGAAGGGATTTGGAGAGGTTGGATTATCCAATTGGTAGGCATCCTGAGTTCCGTTATAAAACAGAGTTTCAGAGCCATGAACCTgag TTTGACTATCTCAAGAGCTTGGAAATTGAGGagaaaatcaacaaaattaGATGGTGTCAAACAGCCAACGGggctttatttcttctttccacaaatgacaaaacaattaaattttggaAG GTCCAAGAaaagaagatcaagaaaattTCTGACATGAATTTGGACTCTTCAAAAGCTGTTGGAAATTGCAGTGTTGCTAGTTCGAGCAATTCAATTAGCCCTAGACCGTACCTTGCAAATGGAGGATGCCCAGACAGATCATACAGTTCTCTGAGCAATGAGCTCTCATTCCCACCTGGGGGCATTCCTTCACTACGTTTACCCATG GTAGCTAGCCATGAAACCAGTCTTGTAGCTAGATGTCGAAGGGTATATGCTCATGCTCATGATTATCATATCAATTCCATTTCAAATAACAG TGATGGTGAAACTTTTATATCTGCGGATGATCTTCGaataaatctttggaacttggaAATTAGCAATCAGAGTTTTAATATTGTGGATGTGAAGCCTGCAAACATGGAAGATCTGACTG AGGTGATAACTTCAGCAGAATTCCACCCTAGCCATTGCAATATGTTAGGATATAGCAGCTCCAAAGGTTCAATCCGCCTTATTGATTTGCGGCAATCAGCTTTATGTGATTCTCATGCCAAATT GTTTGAGGAACCAGAGCCACCTGGTACTAGATCATTTTTCACCGAGATAATTGCTTCAATCTCAGATATTAAATTTGGAAAGGATGGAAGATATATACTTAGTCGTGATTACATGACTCTTAAG TTATGGGACATTAATATGGATTCAGGTCCAGTTTCGACCTTCCAGGTTCATGAATATTTAAGACCAAAG CTGtgtgatttatatgaaaatgatTCAATCTTTGATAAATTCGAGTGTTGTCTGAGCGGCGATGGATTACGAGTAGCTACAGGTTCTTACAG CAATTTATTCCGTGTGTTTGGTTCCTCCCCTGGAAGTACTGAGGCAACAACTTTGGAAGCCAGCAAAAATCCTATGAG GCGACAAGTTCAGACCCCTTCAAGGCCTTCCAGATCCTTGAGCAGTAGTTTAACAAGAGTTGTCAGACGAG GAGCAGAAAGCCCTGGGGTTGATGCAAATGGAAATTCATTTGATTTTACAACTAAGTTGCTGCACCTAGCATGGCACCCAAGTGAAAAATCAATTGCCTGTGCTGCTGCCAACAGCTTGTACATGTACTATGCATAA
- the LOC115989561 gene encoding serine/threonine protein phosphatase 2A 55 kDa regulatory subunit B beta isoform-like isoform X1, with product MNGGDEVVAAPVDPPQPLEWKFSQVFGERTAGEEVQEVDIISAIEFDKTGDHLATGDRGGRVVLFERTDTKDHGGSRRDLERLDYPIGRHPEFRYKTEFQSHEPEFDYLKSLEIEEKINKIRWCQTANGALFLLSTNDKTIKFWKVQEKKIKKISDMNLDSSKAVGNCSVASSSNSISPRPYLANGGCPDRSYSSLSNELSFPPGGIPSLRLPMVVVASHETSLVARCRRVYAHAHDYHINSISNNSDGETFISADDLRINLWNLEISNQSFNIVDVKPANMEDLTEVITSAEFHPSHCNMLGYSSSKGSIRLIDLRQSALCDSHAKLFEEPEPPGTRSFFTEIIASISDIKFGKDGRYILSRDYMTLKLWDINMDSGPVSTFQVHEYLRPKLCDLYENDSIFDKFECCLSGDGLRVATGSYSNLFRVFGSSPGSTEATTLEASKNPMRRQVQTPSRPSRSLSSSLTRVVRRGAESPGVDANGNSFDFTTKLLHLAWHPSEKSIACAAANSLYMYYA from the exons TTGATATAATTTCAGCAATCGAATTTGACAAAACGGGTGACCATCTTGCTACTGGTGACCGTGGGGGCCGGGTGGTACTCTTTGAGAGGACAGATACAAAAGAT CATGGTGGCTCTAGAAGGGATTTGGAGAGGTTGGATTATCCAATTGGTAGGCATCCTGAGTTCCGTTATAAAACAGAGTTTCAGAGCCATGAACCTgag TTTGACTATCTCAAGAGCTTGGAAATTGAGGagaaaatcaacaaaattaGATGGTGTCAAACAGCCAACGGggctttatttcttctttccacaaatgacaaaacaattaaattttggaAG GTCCAAGAaaagaagatcaagaaaattTCTGACATGAATTTGGACTCTTCAAAAGCTGTTGGAAATTGCAGTGTTGCTAGTTCGAGCAATTCAATTAGCCCTAGACCGTACCTTGCAAATGGAGGATGCCCAGACAGATCATACAGTTCTCTGAGCAATGAGCTCTCATTCCCACCTGGGGGCATTCCTTCACTACGTTTACCCATGGTAGTT GTAGCTAGCCATGAAACCAGTCTTGTAGCTAGATGTCGAAGGGTATATGCTCATGCTCATGATTATCATATCAATTCCATTTCAAATAACAG TGATGGTGAAACTTTTATATCTGCGGATGATCTTCGaataaatctttggaacttggaAATTAGCAATCAGAGTTTTAATATTGTGGATGTGAAGCCTGCAAACATGGAAGATCTGACTG AGGTGATAACTTCAGCAGAATTCCACCCTAGCCATTGCAATATGTTAGGATATAGCAGCTCCAAAGGTTCAATCCGCCTTATTGATTTGCGGCAATCAGCTTTATGTGATTCTCATGCCAAATT GTTTGAGGAACCAGAGCCACCTGGTACTAGATCATTTTTCACCGAGATAATTGCTTCAATCTCAGATATTAAATTTGGAAAGGATGGAAGATATATACTTAGTCGTGATTACATGACTCTTAAG TTATGGGACATTAATATGGATTCAGGTCCAGTTTCGACCTTCCAGGTTCATGAATATTTAAGACCAAAG CTGtgtgatttatatgaaaatgatTCAATCTTTGATAAATTCGAGTGTTGTCTGAGCGGCGATGGATTACGAGTAGCTACAGGTTCTTACAG CAATTTATTCCGTGTGTTTGGTTCCTCCCCTGGAAGTACTGAGGCAACAACTTTGGAAGCCAGCAAAAATCCTATGAG GCGACAAGTTCAGACCCCTTCAAGGCCTTCCAGATCCTTGAGCAGTAGTTTAACAAGAGTTGTCAGACGAG GAGCAGAAAGCCCTGGGGTTGATGCAAATGGAAATTCATTTGATTTTACAACTAAGTTGCTGCACCTAGCATGGCACCCAAGTGAAAAATCAATTGCCTGTGCTGCTGCCAACAGCTTGTACATGTACTATGCATAA